From Micromonospora rifamycinica, a single genomic window includes:
- a CDS encoding tRNA (adenine-N1)-methyltransferase yields MPPVHRGPFRPGDRVQLTDPKGRMHTVTLEPGKEFHTHRGILAHDALIGQPDGSVVSTAGGGTAFLALRPLLSDYVLSMPRGAQVIYPKDSAQIVAMGDVFPGAKVLEAGAGSGALSCSLLRAVGTGGELHSYEVRDDFAQIARRNVEAFFGAPHPAWRLHVGDVADCPETGFDRIVLDMLTPWETLDMVERALLPGGVFIGYVATTPQLSELVEALRERGGWTEPRAWESLVRDWHAEGLAVRPDHRMIAHTAFLVSARKLAPGVTAPPRRRKPSKGAEAYAERKQALREAAAAREAAAQAAAADRADGAAVAAGEAAVAAVVAGGADGTDRS; encoded by the coding sequence CTGCCCCCGGTGCACCGGGGGCCGTTCCGTCCCGGCGACCGGGTACAGCTGACCGACCCCAAGGGGAGGATGCACACCGTCACCCTGGAGCCCGGCAAGGAGTTCCACACCCACCGGGGCATCCTGGCCCACGACGCGCTGATCGGGCAGCCCGACGGCAGCGTGGTCAGCACCGCCGGTGGCGGGACGGCGTTCCTGGCGCTGCGCCCGCTGCTGTCGGACTACGTGCTGTCCATGCCGCGCGGTGCCCAGGTGATCTACCCGAAGGACTCGGCGCAGATCGTGGCCATGGGTGACGTCTTCCCCGGCGCCAAGGTGCTGGAGGCCGGCGCCGGTTCCGGAGCGCTGAGCTGCTCGCTGCTGCGCGCCGTCGGCACCGGCGGCGAGCTGCACTCCTACGAGGTGCGCGACGACTTCGCCCAGATCGCCCGGCGCAACGTGGAGGCGTTCTTCGGTGCGCCGCACCCGGCGTGGCGGTTGCACGTCGGTGACGTCGCCGACTGCCCGGAGACCGGTTTCGACCGGATCGTCCTGGACATGCTCACCCCGTGGGAGACCCTCGACATGGTCGAGCGGGCGCTGCTGCCCGGTGGGGTGTTCATCGGCTACGTGGCGACCACCCCGCAGCTGTCCGAGCTGGTGGAGGCGTTGCGCGAGCGTGGTGGCTGGACCGAGCCGCGGGCCTGGGAGTCGCTGGTGCGGGACTGGCACGCCGAGGGGCTCGCCGTCCGGCCGGACCACCGGATGATCGCGCACACCGCGTTCCTGGTCTCCGCGCGTAAGCTCGCGCCGGGGGTGACCGCGCCGCCGCGCCGTCGCAAGCCGAGCAAGGGCGCCGAGGCGTACGCCGAGCGGAAGCAGGCGCTGCGCGAGGCCGCGGCGGCCCGGGAGGCGGCGGCCCAGGCGGCCGCTGCCGACAGGGCCGACGGTGCGGCCGTCGCTGCCGGCGAGGCGGCCGTCGCTGCCGTCGTCGCCGGCGGGGCGGACGGGACGGACCGCTCGTGA
- a CDS encoding ferredoxin — protein MTDVVTDQLQVWVDQDLCTGDGLCVQYAPEVFEFDVDGLAYVKGTDGELRLAPGSRVDVPEHLRLEVIDSAKECPGECIHVVRGGDGVEVAGPEAEEG, from the coding sequence GTGACCGACGTCGTGACCGACCAGTTGCAGGTCTGGGTGGACCAGGATCTCTGCACGGGCGACGGGCTCTGCGTGCAGTACGCGCCGGAGGTCTTTGAGTTCGACGTCGACGGCCTGGCGTACGTCAAGGGCACCGACGGTGAGCTGCGACTCGCCCCTGGTAGCCGGGTCGACGTGCCGGAACACCTGCGGCTCGAAGTGATCGACTCCGCGAAGGAGTGCCCGGGTGAGTGCATCCACGTGGTGCGCGGCGGCGACGGCGTGGAGGTGGCCGGCCCCGAGGCCGAGGAGGGCTGA
- the arc gene encoding proteasome ATPase, which translates to MARSDDADSRAARWEKEAHDLSTQVAFLQEELALVRRKLTESPRHVRQLEERLAATQAQLARLTENNDRLVSTLKEARAQIVTLKEEIDRLAQPPSGYGVFLARHDDGTVDIFTGGRKLRVAVSPSLDAEELRRGQEVLLNDALNIVDAFGYERVGEVVMLKEILAGPEGSPGDRALVVSHSDEERIVHLADTLIGSAIRAGDSLMIEPRSAYAYERIPKSEVEELVLEEVPDVDYTDIGGLQSQIEQIRDAVELPFLHADLFREHQLRPPKGILLYGPPGCGKTLIAKAVANSLAKKIAERLGKDRHTSFFLNIKGPELLNKYVGETERHIRLIFQRAREKAGEGTPVIVFFDEMDSIFRTRGSGVSSDVENTIVPQLLSEIDGVEGLENVIVIGASNREDMIDPAILRPGRLDVKIKIERPDAEAAKDIFSKYILAGLPLHADDLAEHGGEPQATVAAMIDAVVLRMYSETEENRFLEVTYANGDKEVLYFKDFNSGAMIQNIVDRGKKMAIKEFLTSGRKGLRLQHLLDACVDEFRENEDLPNTTNPDDWARISGKKGERIVYIRTLVSGGKGTEAGRSIETASNTGQYL; encoded by the coding sequence GTGGCACGCAGTGACGACGCGGACTCGCGCGCCGCACGGTGGGAGAAGGAGGCCCACGATCTCTCCACGCAGGTCGCGTTCCTTCAGGAGGAACTCGCTCTGGTGCGGCGCAAGTTGACCGAAAGCCCCCGACACGTCCGGCAGCTCGAAGAGCGGCTGGCGGCCACCCAGGCACAGTTGGCGCGGCTCACCGAGAACAACGACCGGCTCGTGAGCACCCTCAAGGAGGCTCGCGCGCAGATCGTGACGCTCAAGGAGGAGATCGACCGGCTGGCACAGCCGCCGTCCGGCTACGGCGTCTTCCTCGCGCGGCACGACGACGGCACGGTGGACATCTTCACCGGCGGACGCAAGCTCCGGGTCGCCGTCTCACCCTCGCTGGACGCCGAGGAGTTGCGGCGTGGTCAGGAGGTCCTGCTCAACGACGCGCTCAACATCGTCGACGCGTTCGGCTACGAGCGGGTCGGCGAGGTGGTGATGCTCAAGGAGATCCTCGCTGGTCCCGAGGGCAGCCCGGGTGACCGGGCACTGGTGGTCTCGCACTCCGACGAGGAGCGCATCGTCCACCTGGCCGACACCCTGATCGGCTCGGCGATCAGGGCCGGCGACTCGCTCATGATCGAGCCCCGCTCGGCGTACGCCTACGAGCGGATCCCGAAGAGCGAGGTCGAGGAGCTGGTGCTGGAGGAGGTGCCCGACGTCGACTACACCGACATCGGCGGCCTCCAGTCGCAGATCGAGCAGATCCGGGACGCGGTGGAGCTGCCCTTCCTGCACGCCGACCTGTTCCGCGAGCACCAGCTCCGGCCGCCGAAGGGCATCCTGCTCTACGGTCCGCCGGGCTGTGGCAAGACGCTGATCGCCAAGGCGGTGGCCAACTCGCTGGCCAAGAAGATCGCCGAGCGGTTGGGCAAGGACCGGCACACCAGCTTCTTCCTCAACATCAAGGGTCCTGAGCTGCTCAACAAGTACGTCGGCGAGACCGAGCGGCACATCCGGCTGATCTTCCAGCGAGCCCGGGAGAAGGCCGGGGAGGGCACGCCGGTCATCGTGTTCTTCGACGAGATGGACTCGATCTTCCGGACCCGTGGCTCCGGTGTCTCCTCCGACGTGGAGAACACCATCGTCCCGCAGCTGCTCAGCGAGATCGACGGCGTCGAGGGGCTGGAGAACGTCATCGTGATCGGCGCCTCCAACCGGGAGGACATGATCGATCCGGCCATCCTGCGCCCCGGCCGGCTCGACGTGAAGATCAAGATCGAGCGTCCGGACGCCGAGGCGGCCAAGGACATCTTCTCCAAGTACATCCTCGCCGGGCTGCCGTTGCACGCCGACGACCTGGCCGAGCACGGCGGCGAGCCCCAGGCCACCGTGGCGGCCATGATCGACGCGGTGGTCCTGCGGATGTACTCGGAGACCGAGGAGAACCGCTTCCTCGAGGTGACTTACGCCAACGGCGACAAGGAGGTCCTCTACTTCAAGGACTTCAACTCCGGCGCGATGATCCAGAACATCGTCGACCGGGGCAAGAAGATGGCGATCAAGGAGTTCCTCACCTCCGGCCGCAAGGGGCTGCGGTTGCAGCACCTGCTCGACGCCTGCGTCGACGAGTTCCGCGAGAACGAGGACCTGCCCAACACCACCAACCCGGACGACTGGGCCCGGATCTCCGGTAAGAAGGGCGAGCGGATCGTCTACATCCGCACGCTCGTCTCCGGCGGCAAGGGCACCGAGGCCGGCCGTTCCATCGAAACCGCCAGCAACACCGGTCAGTACCTCTGA
- the dop gene encoding depupylase/deamidase Dop, giving the protein MSVRRIMGTEVEYGISVPGQAGANPMVTSSQVVNAYGARPELNRGGRARWDYEEESPLRDARGFTYSGAAYDPAEALADEDLGLANVILTNGARLYVDHAHPEYSTPEVTNPLDVVRWDKAGERVMAEAARRAATIPGTQPIHLYKNNTDNKGASYGAHENYLMRRQTPFADIVAYLTPFFVTRQIVCGAGRVGIGQDGGQSGFQISQRADFFEVEVGLETTLKRPIINTRDEPHADADKYRRLHVIIGDANLSEISTYLKVGTTALILTMIEEKALGADLGIADPVAELRAVSHDPSLTHRMRLRDGRRLTALDLQWAYYERVRSFVDERYGADADAQTRDVLERWERVLDRLGRDVFLCADELDWVAKLRLLEGYREREKLGWGSHKLQLVDLQYSDVRPEKGLYHRLVTRGSMKTLLDDEQTRRAMTEPPEDTRAYFRGRCLAQYASEVVAASWDSVIFDVGRESLVRVPMMEPERGTRKHVGALFDRCDTAKDLLETLTGG; this is encoded by the coding sequence ATGAGCGTCAGAAGGATCATGGGCACCGAGGTCGAGTACGGGATCTCCGTGCCCGGCCAGGCCGGAGCCAACCCGATGGTCACCTCGTCCCAGGTGGTCAACGCGTACGGTGCGCGCCCGGAACTCAACCGGGGCGGCCGGGCCCGGTGGGACTACGAGGAGGAGTCGCCGCTGCGCGACGCCCGGGGGTTCACCTACTCCGGGGCCGCCTACGATCCGGCGGAGGCGCTCGCCGACGAGGATCTCGGCCTGGCCAACGTGATACTCACCAACGGTGCCCGGCTCTACGTCGACCACGCCCACCCGGAGTACTCCACCCCCGAGGTGACCAACCCCCTCGACGTGGTGCGGTGGGACAAGGCGGGGGAGCGGGTGATGGCCGAGGCGGCCCGGCGGGCGGCCACCATCCCCGGCACCCAGCCGATCCACCTCTACAAGAACAACACCGACAACAAGGGCGCCAGCTACGGCGCGCACGAGAACTACCTGATGCGCCGGCAGACCCCGTTCGCCGACATCGTGGCGTACCTGACGCCGTTCTTCGTGACCCGGCAGATCGTCTGCGGCGCGGGTCGGGTCGGCATCGGGCAGGACGGCGGGCAGAGCGGCTTCCAGATCTCCCAGCGGGCGGACTTCTTCGAGGTCGAGGTCGGCCTGGAGACCACCCTCAAGCGGCCGATCATCAACACCCGGGACGAGCCGCACGCCGACGCCGACAAGTACCGTCGGCTGCACGTCATCATCGGCGACGCCAACCTGTCGGAGATCTCCACCTACCTCAAGGTGGGCACCACGGCGCTGATCCTCACCATGATCGAGGAGAAGGCGCTCGGTGCCGACCTGGGCATCGCCGACCCGGTCGCCGAGTTGCGGGCGGTCAGCCACGACCCGTCGCTGACGCACCGGATGCGGCTGCGCGACGGCCGCCGGTTGACCGCTCTGGACCTCCAGTGGGCCTACTACGAGCGGGTACGGTCCTTCGTGGACGAGCGCTACGGCGCGGACGCCGACGCGCAGACCCGGGACGTGCTGGAGCGCTGGGAGCGGGTGCTGGACCGGCTGGGCCGTGACGTGTTCCTCTGCGCCGACGAGCTGGACTGGGTGGCCAAGCTGCGGCTGCTGGAGGGCTACCGGGAGCGGGAGAAGCTGGGCTGGGGCTCGCACAAGCTCCAGCTGGTCGACCTGCAGTACTCCGACGTACGGCCGGAGAAGGGCCTCTACCATCGGCTGGTGACCCGGGGCTCGATGAAGACGCTGCTGGACGATGAGCAGACCCGCCGGGCGATGACCGAGCCCCCGGAGGACACCCGGGCCTACTTCCGGGGCCGCTGCCTGGCGCAGTACGCCTCCGAGGTGGTCGCGGCGAGCTGGGACTCGGTGATCTTCGATGTGGGCCGGGAGTCGCTGGTCCGGGTGCCGATGATGGAGCCGGAGCGGGGCACCCGTAAGCACGTCGGCGCGTTGTTCGACCGGTGCGACACCGCCAAGGACCTGCTGGAGACGCTGACCGGCGGCTGA
- a CDS encoding ubiquitin-like protein Pup, giving the protein MASQEGGQSQAGKSHQAEEIEDVTTEANPEVAERHAEITEDVDDLLDEIDSVLEENAEEFVRGYVQKGGQ; this is encoded by the coding sequence ATGGCTTCACAAGAGGGCGGCCAGTCGCAGGCGGGCAAGTCGCACCAGGCCGAGGAGATCGAGGACGTCACCACCGAGGCCAACCCCGAGGTGGCGGAACGGCACGCGGAGATCACCGAGGACGTCGACGACCTGCTCGACGAGATCGACTCGGTCCTGGAGGAGAACGCCGAAGAATTTGTGAGGGGTTACGTGCAAAAAGGAGGCCAGTGA
- a CDS encoding endonuclease VII domain-containing protein produces the protein MPLPLDDQDGRRRCRDCGEWKPLAEFCVSSKRPSGRGSYCKPCFNNRSKASYAKRVGEKHGREVRATREVPEGHRFCADCGTVKPVVDFPRNRADSTGYATYCKPCHNSRTKEVRQRLYGGSREYHLRRRYGIGEKEFQELLAEQGGVCAVCGAEDPQHVDHDHRTGWVRGILCFNCNGGLGQFRDSPTRLARAITYLRGTTWQRALIHPGVYQMCSPTRGRPPSRPS, from the coding sequence ATGCCGCTCCCCCTGGATGATCAGGACGGCCGTCGTCGTTGCCGCGACTGCGGGGAATGGAAGCCGCTCGCCGAGTTCTGTGTGAGCAGCAAGCGTCCCAGCGGTCGTGGCAGCTACTGCAAACCTTGCTTCAACAACCGTTCGAAGGCCAGTTACGCCAAACGGGTCGGGGAGAAGCACGGCCGAGAGGTGAGGGCCACCCGGGAAGTTCCGGAAGGTCATCGCTTCTGCGCCGACTGTGGAACCGTCAAGCCCGTGGTCGACTTCCCCCGCAACCGGGCCGACAGTACGGGCTATGCCACGTACTGCAAGCCGTGCCACAACAGCCGCACCAAGGAAGTCAGGCAGCGGCTCTACGGCGGTAGTCGCGAGTACCACCTGCGCCGCCGCTACGGGATCGGCGAGAAGGAGTTCCAGGAGCTGCTCGCCGAGCAGGGTGGCGTCTGCGCCGTCTGCGGCGCGGAAGATCCTCAACATGTGGACCACGATCACCGCACCGGATGGGTGCGCGGGATACTCTGCTTCAACTGCAACGGTGGTCTTGGCCAGTTCCGTGACAGTCCCACGAGGCTGGCCAGGGCGATCACGTACCTGAGAGGAACCACGTGGCAGCGGGCTTTGATCCATCCGGGCGTCTACCAGATGTGTTCACCAACGCGGGGACGTCCTCCTTCACGACCTTCCTGA
- the prcB gene encoding proteasome subunit beta — MAAGFDPSGRLPDVFTNAGTSSFTTFLSRVAPEMLPGRRPLPPGMAADLAPHATTIVAISAVGGVVLAGDRRATMGNLIAQRDIEKVHPADAYSLVGIAGTAGIGIELMRLFQVELEHYEKIEGAMLSLDGKANRLASMIRGNLGAAMQGLAVVPLFAGFDLAARDPARAGRIFSFDVTGGPYEETGYDAIGSGSLFAKSALKKRYRTGVSIDDATRLAVEALYDAADDDTATGGPDLTRRIYPVVMTATAEGTRRLTEAETATIAEGVVAGRMENPGG; from the coding sequence GTGGCAGCGGGCTTTGATCCATCCGGGCGTCTACCAGATGTGTTCACCAACGCGGGGACGTCCTCCTTCACGACCTTCCTGAGTCGGGTGGCCCCCGAGATGCTGCCCGGCCGACGGCCGCTGCCGCCGGGCATGGCCGCCGACCTGGCGCCGCACGCCACCACCATCGTGGCCATCTCGGCCGTCGGCGGGGTGGTGCTGGCCGGCGACCGCCGGGCCACCATGGGCAACCTGATCGCGCAGCGCGACATCGAGAAGGTGCACCCCGCCGACGCGTACTCGCTGGTCGGCATCGCCGGCACGGCGGGCATCGGCATCGAGCTGATGCGCCTGTTCCAGGTGGAGCTGGAGCACTACGAGAAGATCGAGGGCGCGATGCTCTCCCTCGACGGCAAGGCCAACCGGCTCGCCTCGATGATCCGGGGCAACCTCGGCGCGGCGATGCAGGGGCTCGCCGTCGTCCCGCTCTTCGCCGGCTTCGACCTGGCCGCCCGGGATCCGGCCCGCGCCGGGCGGATCTTCAGCTTCGACGTCACCGGCGGCCCCTACGAGGAGACCGGCTACGACGCGATCGGCTCCGGTTCGCTCTTCGCCAAGTCGGCGCTGAAGAAGCGGTACCGGACGGGCGTCTCCATCGACGACGCGACCCGGCTCGCCGTCGAGGCGCTCTACGACGCCGCCGACGACGACACGGCCACCGGTGGGCCGGACCTGACCCGGCGGATCTACCCGGTGGTGATGACGGCGACCGCCGAGGGCACCCGCCGGCTCACCGAGGCCGAGACGGCCACCATCGCCGAGGGCGTCGTCGCCGGGCGGATGGAGAACCCGGGCGGCTGA
- the prcA gene encoding proteasome subunit alpha, with protein MAMQFYASPEQIMRDRSELARKGIARGRSAVVLSYTGGVLFVAENLSSALHKVSEIYDRIGFAAVGRYNEFENLRRAGVRMADLNGLSYDRRDVTGRALANAFAQTLGAIFTEQSKPFEVEICVAQVGATADEDELYRLTYDGSVNDEPGRMAMGGQAEAITGVLKSEHRADMSLSEAVTVARKALSSVGGEGGAARTIAPNQLEVAVLDRNRVGRTFRRITGAALTALLEGDAAGDVAPAGGRAETPSVPTEEAHKPTTSAGSADLEGQPQEKPEA; from the coding sequence GTGGCCATGCAGTTCTACGCCTCGCCCGAGCAGATCATGCGCGACCGCTCCGAGCTGGCCCGCAAGGGCATCGCCCGGGGGCGCAGCGCGGTGGTCCTGAGTTACACCGGTGGGGTGCTCTTCGTCGCGGAGAACCTCTCCAGCGCCCTGCACAAGGTCAGTGAGATCTACGACCGGATCGGGTTCGCCGCCGTCGGCCGGTACAACGAGTTCGAGAACCTGCGCCGCGCCGGGGTGCGGATGGCCGACCTGAACGGCCTGAGCTACGACCGGCGCGACGTGACCGGGCGGGCGCTGGCCAACGCCTTCGCGCAGACCCTCGGCGCGATCTTCACCGAGCAGTCCAAGCCGTTCGAGGTGGAGATCTGCGTGGCGCAGGTCGGTGCCACCGCCGACGAGGACGAGCTGTACCGGCTCACCTACGACGGGTCGGTCAACGACGAGCCGGGCCGGATGGCGATGGGCGGCCAGGCCGAGGCGATCACCGGGGTGCTCAAGTCCGAGCACCGGGCCGACATGTCGCTCAGCGAGGCGGTCACGGTGGCCCGCAAGGCGTTGAGCAGCGTCGGCGGTGAGGGCGGCGCGGCCCGGACGATCGCGCCCAACCAGTTGGAGGTGGCGGTCCTGGACCGCAACCGGGTGGGGCGTACCTTCCGGCGGATCACCGGCGCGGCGCTGACCGCGCTGCTGGAGGGCGACGCGGCGGGTGACGTCGCGCCGGCCGGCGGCCGGGCCGAGACCCCGTCGGTGCCGACCGAGGAGGCGCACAAGCCCACCACCTCGGCCGGCTCGGCCGACCTGGAGGGCCAGCCGCAGGAGAAGCCGGAAGCCTGA